The following are from one region of the Vanessa atalanta chromosome 5, ilVanAtal1.2, whole genome shotgun sequence genome:
- the LOC125064018 gene encoding larval cuticle protein 1-like has protein sequence MKMIIVALAVVAVVAAAPADVPVSQILRSEFDQKPDGSYSYSYETDNGINIQAVGEIKQAVDEENKPHDVVVVRGIYEYINDQGKKETITYFADETGYHAEGESIPKAPVASR, from the exons ATGAAAATG atcATTGTTGCCCTCGCTGTCGTGGCCGTTGTTGCTGCCGCTCCTGCTGATGTCCCTGTGTCCCAGATCCTCCGTAGTGAATTTGACCAAAAACCCGATGGCAGTTACTCGTACAG cTATGAAACCGATAATGGAATAAACATTCAAGCAGTCGGTGAAATTAAGCAAGCTGTGGACGAAGAAAACAAACCTCACGACGTCGTGGTAGTCCGTGGAATCTACGAATACATTAACGACCAAGGCAAAAAGGAAACCATCACCTACTTTGCCGATGAAACCGGCTACCACGCTGAAGGAGAATCAATCCCTAAGGCGCCCGTTGCCagtagataa